The following coding sequences lie in one Glycine soja cultivar W05 chromosome 16, ASM419377v2, whole genome shotgun sequence genomic window:
- the LOC114391043 gene encoding ABC transporter G family member 11-like, which produces MRNSEAPTHGGMEIEATRPSAGNGSTITLPGLSPLSETLWREKANTAEIIGDVSARLTWKDLTVMVTLSNGETQNVLEGLTGYAEPGTFTALMGPSGSGKSTLLDALSSRLAANAFLSGTILLNGRKAKLSFGTAAYVTQDDNLIGTLTVRETISYSARLRLPDNMPWADKRALVESTIVAMGLQDCADTVIGNWHLRGISGGEKRRVSIALEILMRPRLLFLDEPTSGLDSASAFFVTQTLRALARDGRTVIASIHQPSSEVFELFDQLYLLSSGKTVYFGQASEAYEFFAQAGFPCPALRNPSDHFLRCINSDFDKVKATLKGSMKLRFEGSDDPLDRITTAEAIRTLIDFYRTSQHSYAARQKVDEISKVKGTVLEAGGSEASFLMQSYTLTKRSFINMSRDFGYYWLRLVIYIVVTVCIGTIYLNVGTGYNSILARGSCASFVFGFVTFMSIGGFPSFVEDMKVFQRERLNGHYGVTSFVISNTLSAMPFLILITFLSGTICYFMVRLHPGFWHYLFFVLCLYASVTVVESLMMAIASIVPNFLMGIIIGAGIQGIFMLVSGYFRLPHDIPKPVWRYPMSYISFHFWALQGQYQNDLRGLIFDNQTPDLPKIPGEYILEKVFQIDVNRSKWINLSVIFSMIVIYRIIFFIMIKVNEDVTPWIRGYLARRRMQQKSGAQNTTIAPDVLTQSPSLRTYVSTQTK; this is translated from the exons ATGAGAAACTCTGAAGCACCAACACATGGTGGCATGGAGATAGAAGCAACAAGGCCTTCAGCTGGGAATGGTTCAACAATAACCCTACCAGGGTTGAGTCCTCTGAGTGAGACCCTTTGGAGGGAAAAGGCCAACACTGCAGAGATCATTGGTGATGTCTCAGCAAGGCTCACATGGAAGGATCTGACTGTGATGGTCACTCTCAGCAACGGTGAGACACAGAATGTTTTGGAGGGTCTAACTGGTTATGCTGAACCAGGAACCTTCACTGCTCTCATGGGACCCTCTGGCTCAGGAAAATCTACTCTCCTCGATGCACTTTCTAGTCGTTTAGCTGCAAATGCCTTCCTCTCAGGCACCATTCTCCTCAATGGTCGCAAAGCAAAACTCTCTTTTGGCACTGCT gcCTATGTGACACAAGATGACAACTTGATTGGTACCCTAACGGTGAGAGAAACGATATCATATTCAGCCCGTTTGCGTTTGCCGGATAACATGCCATGGGCAGATAAACGTGCTTTGGTTGAGAGCACCATAGTGGCAATGGGGCTCCAAGATTGTGCTGACACAGTGATTGGAAATTGGCACTTGCGTGGGATCAGTGGTGGGGAGAAGAGAAGGGTTAGCATTGCCTTAGAAATCTTGATGAGGCCAAGGTTGCTTTTCCTTGATGAACCAACCAGTGGACTTGACAG TGCTTCAGCTTTCTTTGTGACTCAGACACTACGTGCCTTGGCAAGGGATGGAAGAACCGTGATAGCCTCTATTCATCAGCCAAGTAGTGAAGTGTTTGAGCTATTTGACCAATTATACTTGCTCTCTAGTGGCAAAACTGTTTATTTTGGGCAAGCTTCCGAGGCATATGAG TTCTTTGCACAAGCTGGCTTTCCATGTCCTGCTTTGAGGAACCCTTCTGATCACTTCCTCAGGTGCATCAATTCTGACTTTGACAAAGTCAAGGCCACTCTTAAAGGGTCCATGAAACTCAGG TTTGAGGGAAGTGATGATCCTTTGGACAGGATCACTACTGCTGAAGCTATCAGAACTCTTATTGACTTCTACCGCACTTCTCAGCACTCTTATGCTGCAAGACAGAAAGTGGATGAGATATCCAAAGTT AAGGGAACAGTGCTTGAAGCTGGAGGAAGTGAGGCTAGTTTTCTGATGCAGTCTTACACCTTAACCAAACGTTCCTTCATCAACATGTCAAGGGACTTTGGATACTACTGGCTTAGGCTTGTTATCTACATTGTAGTCACTGTTTGTATTGGAACCATTTATTTGAATGTGGGAACAGGCTACAACTCTATTCTG GCTAGAGGTTCTTGTGCATCTTTTGTCTTTGGTTTTGTCACCTTCATGTCAATTGGTGGATTCCCTTCATTTGTTGAAGACATGAAG GTTTTCCAAAGGGAGAGGCTTAATGGCCACTATGGTGTCACTTCATTTGTCATCAGCAACACATTATCTGCAATGCCCTTCCTGATTTTGATCACCTTTCTCTCTGGAACCATTTGTTACTTCATGGTTCGCCTACACCCTGGCTTCTGGCACTACCTCTTCTTTGTGTTGTGCCTTTATGCCAGTGTCACAGTGGTTGAAAGCTTAATGATGGCAATTGCTAGCATTGTCCCCAACTTCCTCATGGGCATCATTATTGGAGCAGGAATTCAG gGCATATTCATGTTGGTCTCAGGCTATTTTAGGCTCCCACATGATATCCCAAAGCCAGTCTGGCGCTACCCAATGTCATACATCAGTTTCCACTTCTGGGCACTACAG GGTCAGTACCAGAACGATTTGCGCGGTTTGATATTCGACAACCAGACACCAGACCTTCCAAAGATACCGGGTGAATAcatcttggaaaaagtgttcCAAATTGATGTCAACAGATCAAAGTGGATAAACTTGAGTGTGATCTTCAGCATGATTGTGATCTATCGCATCattttcttcatcatgatcaaaGTCAACGAGGACGTGACACCGTGGATCAGAGGGTACCTTGCTAGGAGGAGAATGCAGCAGAAGAGTGGAGCACAGAACACAACTATCGCACCTGATGTTCTCACTCAGTCACCATCTCTCAGAACCTATGTTTCCACTCAAACAAAATGA
- the LOC114389044 gene encoding probable 3-hydroxyisobutyryl-CoA hydrolase 2 isoform X1 — translation MAQSFTFDRDEKQVLFTGNSCVKIVTLNRTQKLNTLNYEMIYQIKKNLQMCENDPSVKLVILKANGKAFSAGGDVVSVIMSSLAGHWIYASMFYKKLLTLEYFIATCRKPLVSLINGLVMGAGAGLSINTMFRVVTEKAVFAMPEASIGLFPDVGASYFLSRLPGYFGEYIGLTGAQLDGAEMVACGLATHFVPSVKINTLENVLQTVTNSNLPIAEVIETFAEKANVKEDSSFRRLEIINKCFSKGTLEEIIICLEKESENGAEEWIKNALSSMRSSCPLSLKIFLKSIRTGRVQNIEQCLYRDYTIAGHFLRRTISNDFYEGTRAKLIDKDNKPKWEPSKLELVSEEMVDQCFRDIDEEEMDCLKLPDRSNSQIASRL, via the exons ATGGCTCAGAGTTTCACCTTTGACAGAGATGAAAagcag GTACTTTTCACTGGAAATTCTTGTGTGAAGATAGTGACTTTGAACAGAACCCAGAAGTTAAATACCCTTAATTATGAAATG atttatcaaataaaaaagaatttacaaaTGTGTGAGAATGACCCTTCCGTGAAACTCGTGATATTGAAG GCTAATGGAAAAGCTTTTTCTGCTGGTGGCGATGTAGTGTCAGTAATCATGTCTTCACTTGCAG GACACTGGATCTATGCTTCGATGTTTTACAAGAAATTGCTTACTTTAGAGTATTTTATAGCGACCTGCAGAAAGCCTTTG GTCTCTCTCATTAATGGATTAGTCATGGGAGCAGGAGCAGGCCTATCCATAAATACGATGTTCAGGGTTGTGACTGAAAAAGCT GTATTTGCGATGCCAGAGGCATCCATTGGACTTTTTCCTGATGTTGGTGCATCCTACTTCCTTTCTAGACTACCTGGCTACTTTG GTGAGTACATTGGACTAACTGGTGCACAGCTAGATGGAGCAGAAATGGTAGCATGCGGTTTAGCCACCCATTTTGTCCCTTCAGtg AAGATAAATACACTAGAAAATGTGCTACAAACTGTTACTAATTCGAATTTACCAATAGCGGAAGTTATAGAAACATTCGCAGAGAAAGCAAATGTGAAGGAAGACAGCTCATTCAGAAG ATTGGAGATTATAAACAAATGTTTCTCAAAAGGGACACTGGAGGAAATTATTATATGCTTG GAAAAGGAATCAGAAAATGGAGCAGAAGAGTGGATAAAAAATGCATTAAGTTCCATGCGATCGTCTTGTCCCTTGAgcctcaaaatatttttgaaatca ATTAGAACAGGCCGTGTACAAAATATTGAACAATGCCTTTACCGGGATTACACCATTGCTGGCCACTTCCTCAGAAGAACCATTAGCAATGATTTCTATGAG GGGACAAGAGCAAAGCTGATTGATAAAGACAACAAGCCCAag TGGGAACCTTCAAAGCTAGAGCTGGTTAGCGAAGAAATGGTAGATCAGTGCTTCAGGGATATCGATGAGGAGGAAATGGATTGTCTGAAACTTCCTGATAGATCCAATTCTCAAATTGCAAGCAGGTTGTAG
- the LOC114390043 gene encoding secoisolariciresinol dehydrogenase-like yields the protein MARLFWKHGAKVVIADIQDQLRQSVQDDIGTEYASYIHCDVSKETDVENAVNTTISKCGKLDIMVNNAAIVNDAKPNILENDVADFESRTNVRSIKNMLSGEEK from the coding sequence ATGGCAAGGCTCTTTTGGAAACATGGGGCAAAGGTGGTGATTGCAGACATTCAAGATCAACTACGACAATCAGTACAAGATGACATTGGAACTGAATATGCATCTTATATACACTGTGATGTGTCCAaagaaaccgatgttgaaaatgCAGTTAACACAACTATATCCAAGTGTGGAAAGCTGGACATAATGGTGAACAATGCTGCAATAGTAAATGATGCAAAACCCAACATTCTTGAAAATGATGTGGCTGATTTTGAGAGTCGTACTAATGTtagaagtataaaaaatatgttaagtggAGAAGAAAAATAA
- the LOC114389044 gene encoding probable 3-hydroxyisobutyryl-CoA hydrolase 2 isoform X2, with protein sequence MAQSFTFDRDEKQVLFTGNSCVKIVTLNRTQKLNTLNYEMIYQIKKNLQMCENDPSVKLVILKANGKAFSAGGDVVSVIMSSLAGHWIYASMFYKKLLTLEYFIATCRKPLVSLINGLVMGAGAGLSINTMFRVVTEKAVFAMPEASIGLFPDVGASYFLSRLPGYFGEYIGLTGAQLDGAEMVACGLATHFVPSVKINTLENVLQTVTNSNLPIAEVIETFAEKANVKEDSSFRRLEIINKCFSKGTLEEIIICLESENGAEEWIKNALSSMRSSCPLSLKIFLKSIRTGRVQNIEQCLYRDYTIAGHFLRRTISNDFYEGTRAKLIDKDNKPKWEPSKLELVSEEMVDQCFRDIDEEEMDCLKLPDRSNSQIASRL encoded by the exons ATGGCTCAGAGTTTCACCTTTGACAGAGATGAAAagcag GTACTTTTCACTGGAAATTCTTGTGTGAAGATAGTGACTTTGAACAGAACCCAGAAGTTAAATACCCTTAATTATGAAATG atttatcaaataaaaaagaatttacaaaTGTGTGAGAATGACCCTTCCGTGAAACTCGTGATATTGAAG GCTAATGGAAAAGCTTTTTCTGCTGGTGGCGATGTAGTGTCAGTAATCATGTCTTCACTTGCAG GACACTGGATCTATGCTTCGATGTTTTACAAGAAATTGCTTACTTTAGAGTATTTTATAGCGACCTGCAGAAAGCCTTTG GTCTCTCTCATTAATGGATTAGTCATGGGAGCAGGAGCAGGCCTATCCATAAATACGATGTTCAGGGTTGTGACTGAAAAAGCT GTATTTGCGATGCCAGAGGCATCCATTGGACTTTTTCCTGATGTTGGTGCATCCTACTTCCTTTCTAGACTACCTGGCTACTTTG GTGAGTACATTGGACTAACTGGTGCACAGCTAGATGGAGCAGAAATGGTAGCATGCGGTTTAGCCACCCATTTTGTCCCTTCAGtg AAGATAAATACACTAGAAAATGTGCTACAAACTGTTACTAATTCGAATTTACCAATAGCGGAAGTTATAGAAACATTCGCAGAGAAAGCAAATGTGAAGGAAGACAGCTCATTCAGAAG ATTGGAGATTATAAACAAATGTTTCTCAAAAGGGACACTGGAGGAAATTATTATATGCTTG GAATCAGAAAATGGAGCAGAAGAGTGGATAAAAAATGCATTAAGTTCCATGCGATCGTCTTGTCCCTTGAgcctcaaaatatttttgaaatca ATTAGAACAGGCCGTGTACAAAATATTGAACAATGCCTTTACCGGGATTACACCATTGCTGGCCACTTCCTCAGAAGAACCATTAGCAATGATTTCTATGAG GGGACAAGAGCAAAGCTGATTGATAAAGACAACAAGCCCAag TGGGAACCTTCAAAGCTAGAGCTGGTTAGCGAAGAAATGGTAGATCAGTGCTTCAGGGATATCGATGAGGAGGAAATGGATTGTCTGAAACTTCCTGATAGATCCAATTCTCAAATTGCAAGCAGGTTGTAG